ACGGCGGCGTTGAGGGCGAGGATGTTGGTCTGGAAGGCGATGCCGTCGATGACCTGGATGATGTCGGCGATCTTTCTGGAGGACTCGGTGATGGCGCCCATGGTGACGACGACCTCGCGGACCTTGTCGCCGCCCTTGGTGGCGACATCACTGGCGCCGTGGGCGAGCTGGTTGGCCTGCCTGGCGTTGTCGGCGTTCTGTTTTACGGTGGAGGTGAGCTC
This is a stretch of genomic DNA from Thioalkalivibrio sp. XN279. It encodes these proteins:
- a CDS encoding methyl-accepting chemotaxis protein, which produces ELTSTVKQNADNARQANQLAHGASDVATKGGDKVREVVVTMGAITESSRKIADIIQVIDGIAFQTNILALNAAV